Proteins from a single region of Hordeum vulgare subsp. vulgare chromosome 6H, MorexV3_pseudomolecules_assembly, whole genome shotgun sequence:
- the LOC123404340 gene encoding receptor-like protein EIX2, with product MTKLVLLLRGAALLLCLLISQATSTSHGQASVSGVCIASERDALLSFKASLLDPAGHLSSWQGEDCCQWKGVRCSNRTGHLIKLNLRNVDMVHYMDDYMYDYSYPNRSRSLSLSAGEMSSSLATLQHLRYLDLSWNDFNGTSIPVFLASLKNLRYLNLSSAGFGGRIPSQLGNLSKLQYLDLSGNYNYGLSYIVDLAWLPRLSLLSHLDMSGVDLSSARDWFQMVNMLPSLKVLHLSDCGLNSTVSGSIPHSNLTNLEVLDMSENNFHTSLKHAWFWNLTGLKELHLSDSGLEGSIHSDLAYMTSLQVIDFSWNNLVGLIPNKLENLCNLTRIKFNGNNIGSSIGEFMGRLPKCSWNTLQALSVRAGNMTGNLPLWIGNMTNLSVLEASENRLTGPLPVGVGALRSLKRLYLGYNNFNGVLLKEHFASLGKLEALDLGYNNFSGVFFNEHFASLGKLKYLGLNYNNLSGALLNEHFASFGNLKVLDLSYNKFSGVLFTEDFASLGNLEYLDLSYNNFSDFLCKEHSTSLSNLEHLDLSHNKLKSVFVGGHFTGLLNLKYLDLSYNSVRLAINQKWVPAFRLKYAIFRSCQLGPRFPEWLKWQSDIDVLVLSNANLDDVIPDWFWVTFSRASFLQVSGNKLHGSIPSDLQHMLADHIYLGSNKFTGQVPRLPLNIARLNLSSNFLSGTLPLGLNAPLLEELLLANNQLTGTIPLSICQLTELKRLDLSGNHLTGDIMQCWKESDANSTNQFGWDMRSLALNNNDLTGEFPKFLQRSSQLMFIDLSYNRLFGALPEWLPEKMPQLKILRVRSNMFSGHIPKDLTSLDNLHYLDIAHNSISGSIPWSLSNLKAMMTVVSQDTESYIFEESIPVITKDQKRDYTFETYKLLMILDLSSNNLAGYVPEEITLLIGLTNLNLSNNELTGAIPNQIGDLRQLDSLDLSSNEFSGSIPSSLSALTYLSHLNLSYNNLSGAIPSGQQLQALDNQMYIYIGNPGLCGDPVGRNCSTHDAEQSDLEDIDHMPSVYLSMSIGFVVGLWTILCTMLMKRTWRAAFFQFIDMTYDMVYVQVAIRWAHMVEKNQDGAP from the coding sequence ATGACTAAGCTCGTGCTCCTCCTCCGAGGAGCTGCACTACTGCTTTGTCTATTGATTTCCCAAGCAACATCCACTTCCCATGGCCAAGCGAGTGTGTCAGGAGTCTGCATCGCAAGCgagcgagatgcgcttctatccttcaaggcaagcctcctcgacCCTGCTGGCCACCTCTCATCATGGCAGGGTGAGGATTGTTGCCAATGGAAGGGAGTCCGCTGCAGCAACAGAACGGGCCATCTCATCAAGCTCAACCTCCGCAACGTCGACATGGTCCACTACATGGACGACTACATGTACGACTACAGCTACCCGAACAGGAGCAGATCATTGAGCTTGTCGGCGGGGGAGATGAGCTCTTCTTTGGCCACTTTACAACACCTGAGGTATCTTGATCTGAGCTGGAATGACTTCAACGGCACAAGCATCCCTGTCTTCCTGGCTTCTCTAAAGAACCTAAGGTATCTCAACCTCTCCTCGGCAGGATTCGGTGGCAGAATACCTTCCCAACTTGGCAATCTCTCAAAGTTGCAATATCTTGATCTCAGTGGGAATTATAATTATGGTTTGTCTTACATAGTGGATCTTGCATGGTTGCCACGTCTCTCCTTGTTGAGTCATCTTGACATGAGCGGTGTGGATCTTAGTTCTGCGAGGGATTGGTTTCAAATGGTTAACATGCTTCCTTCTCTTAAGGTGCTTCACTTGTCCGATTGTGGACTCAACAGTACCGTGTCTGGTAGTATACCACATTCCAACCTCACAAATCTCGAAGTCCTTGATATGTCCGAGAACAACTTCCACACTTCACTGAAGCACGCGTGGTTTTGGAATCTCACAGGCCTTAAAGAGCTTCACCTCTCAGATTCCGGCTTGGAAGGGTCCATTCATAGTGATTTGGCATACATGACGTCCCTTCAAGTCATAGACTTTAGTTGGAACAATCTCGTGGGTTTGATACCAAACAAATTAGAAAATTTGTGCAATTTGACAAGGATAAAGTTCAATGGTAACAACATAGGTTCAAGCATAGGGGAGTTTATGGGGCGATTGCCAAAGTGCTCATGGAATACACTGCAAGCATTGTCAGTGCGGGCTGGAAATATGACCGGGAATCTGCCCCTTTGGATAGGGAACATGACCAATCTTAGTGTTCTTGAAGCATCTGAAAACAGGTTGACTGGCCCTCTGCCTGTAGGAGTTGGAGCACTGAGAAGTTTGAAAAGGCTGTACCTCGGGTACAATAACTTCAACGGCGTGCTCTTGAAAGAGCATTTTGCAAGCTTAGGAAAATTAGAGGCTTTGGACCTCGGCTACAATAACTTCAGCGGTGTGTTCTTCAATGAACATTTTGCAAGCTTAGGAAAATTAAAGTATTTGGGCCTCAACTACAATAATTTGAGCGGTGCGCTATTGAATGAACATTTTGCAAGTTTTGGCAACTTAAAAGTTTTGGACCTCAGCTACAACAAATTCAGTGGAGTGCTCTTCACGGAAGATTTTGCAAGTTTGGGTAATTTGGAGTATTTGGACCTCAGCTATAATAACTTTAGTGATTTTCTTTGTAAAGAACACTCAACAAGTTTAAGTAATTTGGAGCATTTGGACCTCAGCCATAATAAATTAAAGAGTGTGTTCGTGGGTGGGCATTTTACAGGCCTATTGAATTTGAAGTATCTGGACTTGTCATACAACTCTGTGAGATTAGCTATCAACCAAAAATGGGTCCCTGCATTTAGGTTGAAGTACGCAATATTCCGGTCATGTCAATTGGGCCCTAGGTTTCCTGAGTGGCTCAAATGGCAATCTGacattgatgttcttgttctcagTAATGCAAATCTGGATGATGTTATTCCTGACTGGTTTTGGGTTACATTTTCCCGAGCTTCCTTCTTGCAAGTATCAGGAAACAAATTGCATGGGTCAATACCATCAGATCTACAACACATGTTAGCTGATCATATATATCTTGGGTCCAATAAGTTTACAGGTCAAGTCCCGCGGTTGCCTTTAAATATAGCACGACTGAACCTATCTTCAAACTTTTTATCCGGGACATTGCCATTAGGGCTAAATGCTCCACTACTCGAAGAGTTGTTGCTTGCAAATAATCAACTCACAGGCACCATCCCATTGTCTATATGCCAATTGACTGAACTGAAAAGGTTGGACCTATCAGGAAACCATTTAACAGGAGATATTATGCAGTGTTGGAAGGAATCTGATGCAAACTCTACAAATCAATTTGGTTGGGACATGCGCAGCTTAGCCCTGAATAACAACGATCTCACTGGTGAATTCCCTAAATTTCTTCAGAGATCATCACAATTGATGTTCATTGATCTTTCCTATAATAGGTTGTTTGGAGCATTGCCAGAATGGTTACCAGAAAAGATGCCACAATTGAAAATATTAAGAGTGAGATCAAATATGTTCAGTGGCCATATTCCTAAGGATCTCACTTCCTTGGACAATCTTCATTATTTGGACATAGCACACAATAGCATATCGGGAAGTATACCATGGTCTTTGTCAAACCTGAAGGCAATGATGACAGTGGTGTCACAGGACACCGAGTCTTACATTTTTGAAGAGAGCATCCCAGTAATCACAAAGGACCAGAAGCGTGACTACACCTTTGAAACGTACAAGCTGCTGATGATTCTTGATTTGTCTAGTAACAATTTGGCAGGATATGTTCCAGAGGAGATAACTTTACTCATTGGGCTTACCAATCTGAACCTGTCAAATAATGAACTCACCGGAGCAAtcccaaaccaaattggtgaTTTAAGGCAGTTGGACTCACTCGACCTATCCTCCAATGAGTTCTCTGGTTCAataccatcaagtttgtcagcctTAACTTATTTGAGCCACTTGAACTTGTCATACAACAATCTATCCGGTGCAATACCATCCGGACAACAGCTACAAGCTCTTGATAATCAGATGTATATCTACATCGGTAACCCTGGTCTTTGTGGAGATCCTGTCGGCAGGAACTGCTCAACACATGATGCAGAGCAAAGTGACCTCGAAGATATAGATCATATGCCATCTGTTTATCTTTCCATGAGCATTGGATTTGTGGTGGGTCTGTGGACAATTTTGTGCACCATGTTGATGAAGAGAACCTGGAGGGCTGCCTTCTTCCAGTTTATTGATATGACATACGACATGGTTTATGTGCAAGTGGCTATAAGGTGGGCTCATATGGTGGAGAAAAATCAAGACGGGGCACCATGA